Proteins co-encoded in one Streptomyces sp. NBC_01571 genomic window:
- the ltaE gene encoding low-specificity L-threonine aldolase, with amino-acid sequence MLTTDSARAADPVDVSHAENEAGAARDEPGHPIDLRSDTVTRPGEAMRRAMAEAEVGDDVFGDDPTVNALQERIAGLLGFESALFVSSGTQSNLCALLTHCGRGDEYIAGQMAHTYRWEGGGAAVLGGIQPQPLPHRADGTLDPQDIAAAVKPDDPHFARTRLLCLENTVGGRAVSMDYLKTATRIARDHGLATHLDGARLFNAAVAGGDDPYDQARRIAGHFDSVSVCFSKGLGAPVGSALVGSREFVAGARRWRKVLGGGMRQAGVLAAAALHALDHHVTRLADDHAHAALFAEGLKGLEGLTVEPSGTNMVFAKPAPGLDADEVNARLKRRGLLCAAYPGQLRFVFHLDVTRLDVDRAVRIVRETVTEAIGGPAES; translated from the coding sequence GTGCTGACCACCGATAGCGCCCGCGCCGCTGACCCCGTCGATGTCTCCCATGCCGAGAACGAGGCGGGCGCCGCCCGCGACGAGCCCGGTCATCCCATCGATCTGCGCAGCGACACCGTCACTCGGCCCGGCGAGGCCATGCGCCGGGCCATGGCCGAGGCCGAGGTGGGGGACGACGTCTTCGGCGACGACCCCACCGTCAACGCGCTCCAGGAGCGGATCGCCGGGCTCCTCGGATTCGAGTCCGCGCTGTTCGTCTCCTCGGGGACACAGAGCAACCTGTGCGCTCTGCTGACCCACTGCGGTCGCGGAGACGAATACATCGCCGGTCAGATGGCCCACACGTACCGGTGGGAAGGTGGCGGCGCAGCCGTGCTCGGAGGCATTCAGCCCCAGCCGCTCCCGCACCGGGCGGACGGGACACTGGACCCGCAGGACATCGCGGCGGCCGTGAAACCGGACGACCCGCACTTCGCCCGAACCCGGTTGCTCTGCCTGGAGAACACCGTCGGCGGCCGGGCTGTGTCCATGGACTACCTCAAGACGGCCACACGGATCGCCCGGGACCACGGACTCGCCACGCACCTTGACGGGGCGCGGCTGTTCAACGCCGCGGTGGCCGGCGGGGACGACCCGTACGACCAGGCACGCCGGATCGCCGGCCACTTCGACAGCGTCTCGGTCTGCTTCAGCAAGGGACTGGGAGCGCCGGTCGGCTCGGCGCTCGTGGGGTCCCGGGAGTTCGTGGCGGGTGCGCGACGCTGGCGCAAGGTTCTCGGTGGCGGCATGCGTCAGGCGGGCGTTCTGGCGGCTGCGGCTCTCCACGCGCTCGACCACCACGTGACACGCCTCGCGGACGACCACGCGCACGCCGCCCTGTTCGCGGAGGGACTGAAGGGGCTGGAGGGCCTGACCGTGGAGCCGAGCGGGACCAACATGGTCTTCGCGAAGCCTGCGCCCGGCCTCGATGCCGACGAGGTGAACGCCCGGCTGAAGCGCCGTGGCCTCCTGTGCGCGGCATACCCGGGCCAACTGCGCTTCGTGTTCCACCTGGACGTGACGCGCCTCGATGTGGATCGTGCGGTGCGGATCGTGCGCGAGACCGTGACCGAAGCGATCGGCGGGCCGGCCGAGAGCTGA
- a CDS encoding MerR family transcriptional regulator codes for MRIGELSRLTGASRRLLRYYEEQGLIVPDRSTNGYREYDERYVDRVKQIRGLLAAGLPTRIIKQILPCLDKPRSIHFPDATPEMLALLTSERDKLTERIEVLTRNRDAMTEYFAEVEQHRAPVAPDGPRGA; via the coding sequence GTGCGGATCGGTGAACTGTCACGGTTGACGGGCGCGTCCCGGCGCCTGCTGCGCTATTACGAGGAGCAGGGACTGATCGTCCCCGATCGGTCGACGAACGGATACCGTGAGTACGACGAACGGTACGTGGACCGCGTGAAGCAGATCCGCGGTCTGCTGGCGGCAGGGCTGCCGACTCGGATCATCAAACAGATCCTGCCGTGCTTGGACAAACCCAGGTCCATTCACTTCCCGGACGCGACCCCGGAAATGTTGGCGTTGCTGACCTCGGAACGGGACAAGCTCACCGAGCGGATCGAGGTGCTCACCCGTAACCGGGACGCGATGACCGAGTACTTCGCCGAGGTGGAGCAGCATCGCGCCCCGGTTGCGCCTGATGGGCCGCGGGGCGCCTGA
- a CDS encoding NUDIX domain-containing protein: MVPSLKSRDRTLHALGQRLRRGGAIVVITPRAADIPAERRRVALDEDELAQLRTAWASTTVHDAEGLAFVILRGPCRTGTTTPQDRPQTAGAQGGPSGAGSVESTAPASPRQHRFSLLTRSYRQVESGRKTVEVRVATPGTAAVEVGDATVFRDRASGRDLDIVVKRATPYTSFEELLDAEEPAYIDPDAPRQELLSRLRSIYPPDKEALGPLAFEFDHRPALPGHSRPMTPSEYVRTVPHHTVYGCLYVRDEHDRPVQLRSVYGSRLWHFPGGDLDTRGEDPVQTARREAVEETGLDLGLETPRLLLTHFLHAGPPLALNKVGFIFDGGRLTSDRLRRIRLDPSEHDMWAVHDLDGWRQLMAPEAFARLDAVERARLGEGPAHLVTHT; encoded by the coding sequence GTGGTTCCGTCACTCAAGTCCCGGGACCGGACCCTGCACGCCCTGGGGCAACGGCTGCGTCGCGGAGGCGCCATCGTGGTCATCACGCCGCGCGCCGCCGACATCCCGGCCGAGCGGCGTCGTGTCGCGCTCGACGAGGACGAACTCGCCCAGCTGCGGACCGCATGGGCGAGCACGACCGTGCACGACGCCGAAGGCCTGGCCTTCGTGATCCTGCGTGGCCCGTGCCGGACCGGGACGACCACGCCGCAGGACCGCCCTCAGACGGCCGGAGCGCAGGGCGGGCCATCAGGCGCGGGGAGCGTCGAGTCCACCGCGCCCGCCTCCCCGCGGCAGCATCGCTTCTCTCTCCTGACTCGCTCCTACCGACAGGTGGAGTCCGGTCGGAAGACGGTCGAGGTGCGCGTCGCCACTCCTGGGACGGCAGCCGTCGAAGTCGGGGACGCCACCGTCTTCCGCGACCGGGCCAGCGGTCGTGACCTCGACATCGTCGTGAAGCGGGCCACCCCGTACACCTCCTTCGAGGAGCTGCTCGACGCGGAGGAGCCGGCATACATCGACCCTGACGCACCCCGCCAAGAACTGCTCAGCAGGCTCCGCAGCATCTACCCGCCGGACAAGGAAGCCCTCGGCCCCTTGGCCTTCGAGTTCGACCACCGCCCGGCGCTCCCCGGCCACTCCAGGCCGATGACGCCGTCGGAGTACGTGCGGACCGTGCCGCACCACACCGTGTACGGCTGCCTGTACGTCCGCGACGAGCACGACCGGCCCGTACAACTGCGCTCGGTCTACGGGTCCCGGCTCTGGCATTTCCCGGGCGGCGATCTCGACACGCGAGGGGAAGATCCTGTCCAGACCGCCCGCCGCGAAGCCGTCGAGGAAACGGGTCTCGACCTCGGCCTGGAAACACCGAGGCTGCTCCTGACACATTTCCTGCACGCCGGGCCGCCCCTGGCGCTGAACAAGGTCGGATTCATCTTCGACGGAGGGCGCCTCACCTCCGACCGGCTCCGCCGGATCCGCCTCGATCCGTCGGAGCACGACATGTGGGCCGTGCACGACCTGGACGGGTGGCGGCAGTTGATGGCGCCGGAGGCCTTCGCCCGCCTCGACGCCGTCGAACGGGCCCGGCTCGGCGAAGGCCCCGCCCACCTCGTCACGCACACCTGA
- a CDS encoding ROK family protein → MFAGIDIGGTTTQVVVCSDDLTVLDRAEAATPAREGGQAMVGAALDALAPLLARTPGRLVGAGIGAAGVVDSVNGRILVASDSFRGWAGFAVTAAVEDALGVPAYLDNDVNAFLFGEVHGGAVRGEADVLGMTLGTGVGGALWTNGALYAGPHGAAGEIGHIPGFGDLPCSCGGRGHLETLASGRSIGARYADRTGRRRTAREVAEAAVRGDDDARAVYRAAGAGVARAIVITAGVADITTVVVGGGVSRAWPLLEPFILSALAADPPVSGHSVRLVRAALASDAVPVGAAARVRGELGTGLRALT, encoded by the coding sequence ACCGCGCGGAGGCCGCCACCCCGGCGCGCGAGGGCGGCCAGGCCATGGTCGGCGCCGCACTCGACGCGCTCGCCCCGCTGCTGGCCCGTACCCCGGGCCGCCTGGTGGGCGCCGGAATCGGCGCCGCCGGGGTGGTGGACTCCGTGAACGGCCGCATCCTGGTCGCCAGCGACTCCTTCCGCGGCTGGGCCGGCTTCGCCGTCACCGCCGCCGTCGAGGACGCCCTCGGTGTCCCGGCCTACCTGGACAATGACGTCAACGCCTTCCTCTTCGGAGAGGTCCACGGCGGGGCGGTGCGCGGTGAGGCCGATGTCCTCGGCATGACCCTGGGGACGGGCGTCGGCGGCGCCCTGTGGACCAACGGCGCCCTGTACGCGGGTCCGCACGGCGCGGCCGGCGAGATCGGGCACATTCCCGGCTTCGGAGACCTGCCCTGCTCCTGCGGTGGCCGCGGCCACCTGGAGACGCTGGCCTCCGGCCGCTCCATAGGCGCTCGTTACGCCGACCGCACCGGTCGGCGCCGCACCGCCCGTGAAGTCGCCGAGGCCGCTGTCCGAGGCGACGACGACGCTCGCGCGGTGTACCGCGCCGCGGGGGCGGGCGTCGCCCGTGCGATCGTGATCACGGCGGGTGTCGCCGATATCACCACGGTGGTCGTCGGCGGTGGCGTCAGCCGCGCCTGGCCCTTGCTGGAACCCTTCATCCTGTCCGCCCTCGCCGCCGATCCCCCCGTCAGCGGTCACTCCGTCCGCCTGGTCCGGGCCGCCTTGGCCTCCGATGCCGTCCCGGTCGGCGCCGCCGCCCGCGTGCGAGGTGAACTGGGCACGGGGCTGAGGGCGTTGACGTAG
- a CDS encoding M4 family metallopeptidase: MRQSPRKSVAGALIAGATVLAVTASSGAATAGTPQAHARAVRVQPRAGALPVRLSATEQAKLLGAALAGRAATARSLHLGASEQLVPKSVVKDADGSVHTRYERTFAGLPVLGGDLVVHTAADGTSKGTDRATDARISVPSTTATRSAASAKTLALGRAKASGATSPTVTSSRKVVWAASGAPVLAWESVVGGRQDDGTPSRLHVISDAKTGAKLFEYQGIETGAGNSEYSGKVTLGTTLSGSTYSMTDNTRGGHKTYDLSHGDSGTGTLFTNSTDTWGDGSPANAETAGVDAAYGAQATWDFYKNVMGRTGIRNDGVAAYSRTHYGVAYNNAFWDDDCFCMTYGDGDGDKHPLTSLDVAGHEMSHGVTAATAGLVYGDESGGLNEATSDIFGTSVEFYADNASDVGDYLIGEKIDLYGDGTPLRYQDKPSRDGVSPDNWSPGLGNLDVHYSSGPANHFFYLLSEGSGAKVINGVSYNSPTADGVAVPGIGRENAAKLWYKALTERFTSTTDYSSARTQTLQAAADLWGAGSATYNTVANTWAAVGVVARVTVTRPADQNTVVKTPVSLQVQAGSNNPGALTYSATGLPSGLSINATTGLISGTPTAVGLSTVTVKVKDSSKVAGSATFGWGVSTVGGNVFTNTTDVPVPDAGAAVYSPIKVSGRAGHAPSNLAVGVNIVHPYRGDLVVDLVAPDGSLYHLKKSNGFDSAANVIATYTVNTSTETADGTWKLKVQDAYHLDSGHINSWKLTF, from the coding sequence GTGAGACAATCCCCTCGCAAGTCGGTCGCAGGTGCGCTGATAGCCGGCGCCACGGTGCTCGCTGTCACCGCGTCGTCCGGCGCCGCGACGGCCGGTACGCCCCAGGCGCACGCCCGTGCGGTCCGGGTCCAGCCCCGGGCAGGCGCACTGCCCGTGCGGCTCTCGGCCACGGAGCAGGCGAAGCTCCTCGGAGCGGCTCTGGCGGGCCGTGCGGCCACCGCCCGGTCGCTGCACCTGGGAGCATCGGAGCAGCTGGTCCCCAAGTCGGTCGTCAAGGACGCCGACGGCTCCGTGCACACCCGCTACGAGCGCACCTTCGCGGGACTCCCGGTCCTCGGTGGCGACTTGGTCGTGCACACGGCTGCCGACGGGACCTCGAAAGGGACCGACAGGGCCACCGACGCGCGCATCAGCGTGCCGAGCACCACCGCGACCCGTTCCGCGGCTTCGGCGAAAACCCTCGCGCTCGGCCGTGCCAAGGCCTCGGGGGCCACCAGCCCGACGGTGACCAGCTCCCGCAAGGTGGTCTGGGCGGCCTCCGGGGCTCCGGTCCTGGCCTGGGAGTCCGTTGTCGGCGGTCGGCAGGACGACGGCACCCCCAGCCGCCTGCACGTCATCTCCGATGCGAAGACCGGCGCCAAGCTGTTCGAGTATCAGGGGATCGAGACCGGCGCCGGCAACAGTGAGTACAGCGGCAAGGTCACCTTGGGGACCACTCTGTCGGGCTCGACGTACAGCATGACCGACAACACCCGCGGCGGCCACAAGACGTACGACCTGAGTCACGGCGACTCGGGTACCGGCACCCTGTTCACCAACTCCACCGACACCTGGGGCGACGGCTCGCCGGCCAACGCCGAGACCGCCGGTGTGGACGCCGCCTACGGCGCCCAGGCCACCTGGGACTTCTACAAGAACGTGATGGGCCGCACCGGAATCCGCAACGACGGTGTCGCCGCCTACTCCCGCACCCACTACGGCGTCGCCTACAACAACGCCTTCTGGGACGACGACTGCTTCTGCATGACGTACGGCGACGGCGACGGCGACAAGCACCCGCTGACCTCGCTCGACGTAGCCGGCCACGAGATGAGCCACGGTGTCACCGCCGCCACCGCGGGTCTGGTGTACGGGGATGAGTCCGGCGGCCTCAACGAGGCGACCTCCGACATCTTCGGCACGTCGGTCGAGTTCTACGCCGACAACGCGAGCGACGTCGGTGACTACCTCATCGGCGAGAAGATCGACCTCTACGGTGACGGCACCCCGCTGCGCTACCAGGACAAGCCCTCGCGGGACGGCGTTTCGCCGGACAACTGGTCCCCCGGCCTCGGCAATTTGGACGTGCACTACTCGTCCGGCCCGGCGAACCACTTCTTCTACCTGCTGTCCGAGGGAAGCGGCGCGAAGGTGATCAACGGCGTCAGCTACAACAGTCCCACCGCCGACGGAGTGGCGGTACCCGGCATCGGCCGGGAGAACGCCGCCAAGCTCTGGTACAAGGCCCTGACCGAGCGCTTCACCTCCACCACCGACTACTCGAGCGCCCGTACCCAGACCCTGCAGGCCGCCGCCGACCTGTGGGGGGCCGGCAGCGCCACCTACAACACGGTCGCCAACACCTGGGCCGCCGTCGGCGTCGTCGCCCGCGTCACGGTCACCAGGCCGGCGGACCAGAACACGGTCGTCAAGACCCCCGTGAGCCTGCAGGTCCAGGCCGGCAGCAACAACCCGGGAGCGCTGACGTACTCCGCCACCGGCCTGCCGTCGGGTCTGTCGATCAACGCGACCACGGGCCTGATCTCCGGCACGCCGACCGCCGTAGGCCTCAGCACCGTGACGGTCAAGGTCAAGGACTCCTCCAAGGTCGCCGGCTCGGCGACGTTCGGCTGGGGGGTCTCCACCGTCGGCGGCAACGTCTTCACGAACACCACCGACGTGCCGGTGCCGGACGCCGGCGCAGCCGTGTACTCCCCCATCAAGGTCTCCGGTCGGGCGGGCCACGCGCCGAGCAACCTGGCGGTCGGCGTCAACATCGTGCACCCCTACCGCGGTGACCTGGTCGTCGACCTGGTCGCCCCGGACGGCAGCCTCTACCACCTGAAGAAGTCCAACGGCTTCGACTCCGCGGCCAATGTCATCGCCACCTACACCGTCAACACCTCCACCGAGACCGCCGACGGCACATGGAAGCTGAAGGTCCAGGACGCGTACCACCTGGACAGCGGCCACATCAACAGCTGGAAGCTCACCTTCTGA
- a CDS encoding MFS transporter has product MTTTTASPTRRELLPWSALLALGSAVFITSLTETLPAGVLPQLTSSLGVSSGAAGQAVTVYAAGTALTAVPLAAATAGIRRKPLLLCAMTVFLIANTLTAAAPGYAVLLCARFLAGVAAGLAWAILAGYARRIASPGQEGRAIAIAMAGIPLALSLGVPAGTLIGQQIGWRASFAAVSAITLTVIGWIASSVPAIGLPTTTVEEPKPTVRETLRVPGVGAVMVVVVTFVLGHTIIYAYIAPYLRHAGLATAVDAILLAFGIACLVSIWYTGRHIDRHLRGLALTAATLFTLATAAFAATTAQAVVWAAAIAWGLGWGGAPTLLQTAAGHAGMRRGPAVADTAQAVLVSLWNAAMALGGIIGGVLLQRVDSTADALAAAALGAFSLLVITLLRKHAFATEEQDAP; this is encoded by the coding sequence ATGACGACCACAACGGCCTCTCCGACAAGACGTGAACTCCTGCCATGGTCCGCGCTCCTGGCACTGGGAAGTGCGGTCTTCATCACCAGCCTGACCGAAACCCTCCCGGCAGGCGTCCTCCCGCAGCTGACCTCTTCTCTCGGCGTCAGCTCTGGTGCGGCGGGCCAGGCCGTCACCGTGTACGCCGCCGGCACGGCCCTGACCGCCGTACCGTTGGCCGCCGCCACCGCGGGAATTCGGCGCAAGCCTCTGCTGCTGTGCGCCATGACCGTCTTCCTGATCGCGAACACGCTCACTGCCGCCGCGCCCGGCTACGCGGTCCTGCTCTGCGCGCGTTTCCTCGCCGGGGTCGCCGCCGGGCTCGCGTGGGCCATCCTCGCCGGCTACGCGCGCCGCATCGCGTCTCCCGGCCAGGAGGGCCGCGCCATCGCGATCGCGATGGCGGGGATCCCCCTGGCGCTGTCGCTGGGTGTTCCCGCCGGGACGCTGATCGGGCAACAGATCGGGTGGCGAGCGTCCTTCGCCGCCGTCTCAGCGATCACCCTCACCGTCATCGGATGGATCGCGTCCAGTGTCCCCGCCATAGGCCTGCCGACGACGACAGTCGAAGAGCCGAAACCGACCGTCCGAGAAACACTCCGGGTCCCCGGGGTCGGCGCCGTCATGGTCGTCGTCGTGACCTTCGTCCTCGGACACACGATCATCTACGCGTACATCGCGCCGTACCTGCGGCACGCCGGCCTCGCCACCGCGGTGGACGCGATCCTGCTGGCTTTCGGCATCGCATGCCTGGTCAGCATTTGGTACACCGGTCGTCACATCGACCGGCACCTCCGCGGGCTCGCGCTGACCGCCGCAACGCTGTTCACCCTCGCCACCGCCGCCTTCGCCGCCACCACGGCACAGGCCGTCGTCTGGGCCGCGGCCATCGCGTGGGGCCTGGGATGGGGCGGTGCGCCCACACTCCTGCAGACCGCGGCCGGTCACGCCGGAATGCGACGCGGCCCGGCCGTGGCCGACACCGCGCAAGCCGTCCTGGTGAGCTTGTGGAACGCGGCCATGGCGCTCGGCGGCATCATCGGCGGCGTACTCCTGCAGCGCGTCGACAGCACCGCCGACGCCCTTGCCGCGGCGGCGCTCGGAGCCTTCAGCCTCCTCGTGATCACGCTCTTGCGAAAGCATGCCTTCGCGACGGAGGAACAGGACGCACCGTGA
- a CDS encoding discoidin domain-containing protein: MFTVVTALLATCLLALVQAPAQAAGTLLSQGKPVTASSTENVGTPASAAVDGDAGTRWSSAATDPQWLQVDLGSTSTVNQVVLNWESAYATAYRIQTSADGASWTDIYSTTTATGGAQTLTVNGTGRYVRMYGTARATQYGFSLWEFQVYGTSGSGGTGCSTTNAALNKPATASSTENAGTPASAAVDGRNDTRWSSTAAEPQWIQVDLGATQSICGVQLSWEAAYGKAYQIQVSDNGTTWTTVYQTSTGVGATELLTLTGSGRYVRMNGTTRATQYGFSLWEFQVFTTGTTPPPGGGNAVLLSYKKPATASSTQDDAQCGGCTPAKAFDHDPATRWATAAGSGWTDPQWISVDLGASAHVTHVVLQWDPAYASAYRVQVSADNANWTDVYSTTTSTGFKQTLNVDGTGRYVRMYGTARGTAYGYSLWTFDVFGTGGSPTAPPTDPPDPGSPEHVVFQDDFNTAAGTTPDASKWTQDTGPGVNGELEYYTNARNTTMDGAGNLVIEARKEATPGSSCPTDPLTGSTTCQYTSGRINTSDHFNFTYGHVESRIKVTGTQGLWPAFWLLGSNFKTGTPWPACGEIDIMEHIGKVPDTVYSTLHAPAYNGGGGFGSPYQVAGSDFSSAFHTYALDWDSSHMTFTVDNNAFFTVARSTLETTKGPWVYDHPFYMILNNAVGGDWPGAPNATTVFPQKMLVDYVRVSQ, encoded by the coding sequence CTGTTCACCGTCGTCACTGCTCTGCTGGCGACCTGCCTGCTGGCCCTGGTGCAGGCGCCCGCCCAGGCAGCCGGAACGCTGTTGTCGCAAGGCAAGCCCGTCACCGCCTCGTCCACCGAGAACGTCGGCACCCCCGCCTCCGCCGCCGTGGACGGCGACGCCGGAACGCGCTGGTCCAGCGCCGCCACCGACCCGCAGTGGCTGCAGGTCGACCTGGGCTCGACCTCCACGGTCAACCAGGTCGTCCTGAACTGGGAGAGCGCCTACGCCACGGCGTACAGGATCCAGACGTCCGCGGACGGTGCTTCCTGGACCGACATCTACTCCACCACCACGGCCACCGGCGGCGCTCAGACACTGACCGTCAACGGCACCGGCCGTTACGTCCGCATGTACGGTACGGCGCGTGCCACCCAATACGGCTTCTCCCTCTGGGAGTTCCAGGTCTACGGCACCAGCGGCAGCGGCGGCACCGGGTGCTCCACCACCAACGCGGCGCTGAACAAGCCCGCCACGGCCTCGTCCACCGAGAACGCCGGCACCCCCGCGTCGGCCGCTGTCGACGGCAGGAACGACACCCGTTGGTCGAGCACCGCCGCCGAACCGCAGTGGATCCAGGTCGACCTCGGCGCCACGCAGAGCATCTGCGGCGTTCAGCTCAGCTGGGAGGCCGCCTACGGGAAGGCCTACCAGATCCAGGTCTCCGACAACGGCACGACCTGGACCACCGTGTACCAGACGTCCACCGGTGTCGGCGCCACCGAGCTTCTCACCCTGACCGGCTCCGGCCGTTACGTCCGCATGAACGGGACGACCCGGGCCACCCAGTACGGCTTCTCGCTCTGGGAGTTCCAGGTGTTCACCACCGGGACCACCCCACCGCCGGGCGGCGGCAACGCGGTGCTGCTCTCCTACAAGAAGCCCGCCACCGCCTCCAGCACACAGGACGACGCGCAGTGCGGCGGCTGCACCCCCGCCAAGGCCTTCGACCACGACCCGGCCACCCGCTGGGCCACGGCCGCGGGCAGCGGCTGGACCGACCCGCAGTGGATCAGCGTCGACCTCGGCGCGAGCGCGCACGTCACCCACGTCGTCCTGCAATGGGACCCGGCCTACGCCAGCGCCTACCGGGTCCAGGTCTCGGCCGACAACGCCAACTGGACCGACGTCTACTCGACGACCACCAGCACCGGCTTCAAGCAGACCCTGAATGTCGACGGCACCGGCCGGTACGTGCGGATGTACGGCACGGCGCGCGGCACGGCGTACGGCTACTCGCTGTGGACCTTCGACGTGTTCGGCACCGGGGGCAGCCCGACGGCCCCGCCGACCGACCCGCCCGACCCGGGCAGCCCCGAACACGTCGTCTTCCAGGACGACTTCAACACAGCGGCCGGTACCACGCCGGACGCCTCGAAGTGGACCCAGGACACCGGCCCCGGTGTCAACGGTGAGCTGGAGTACTACACAAACGCCAGGAACACCACGATGGACGGCGCCGGGAACCTCGTCATAGAGGCCCGCAAGGAGGCCACGCCGGGCTCCAGTTGCCCCACCGATCCGTTGACCGGCTCCACGACCTGCCAGTACACCTCGGGCCGTATCAACACCTCGGACCACTTCAACTTCACCTACGGACACGTCGAGTCGCGGATCAAGGTGACCGGCACCCAGGGACTGTGGCCCGCGTTCTGGCTGCTGGGCTCCAACTTCAAGACCGGGACCCCGTGGCCGGCCTGCGGTGAGATCGACATCATGGAGCACATCGGCAAGGTGCCCGACACCGTCTACTCGACCCTCCACGCGCCGGCCTACAACGGCGGCGGCGGCTTCGGCTCGCCGTACCAGGTCGCGGGCAGTGACTTCTCTTCCGCCTTCCACACCTACGCGCTGGACTGGGACTCCAGCCACATGACCTTCACGGTCGACAACAACGCCTTCTTCACCGTCGCCCGCTCCACACTGGAGACGACGAAGGGTCCGTGGGTCTACGACCACCCCTTCTACATGATCCTCAACAACGCGGTGGGCGGCGACTGGCCGGGCGCCCCGAACGCCACCACCGTCTTCCCGCAGAAGATGCTGGTCGACTACGTGCGCGTCTCGCAGTAG